From the Candidatus Aminicenantes bacterium genome, the window GCAGGGTTTTGCGCAGCGGCCACTGCCGGGCTTTGGCCATGGCGATGAAGGGGAGGTAGTGGTCGGGACCGACGAGGGTATGGAAAAATCCCAGGAAGACCGCTGTGCCTGCCAGCAGCCAGATTTCGTTGCTTATCATGAATTCTTCCGGTTTCCCATCGTATTTGGAGTCCGCATTATATCACAAAATCCGTTTTACCGCCGCTGCTGCCGGGGCGGCATATGGTTATTTTTTCGCCGCGACCCGCGGGGGCCGCGTCATTTGCGCAGCGAGGCTTTGGAAAAAACCGAAGCCGGGATGTCTTCGGAGAAAGCGATCGATTCGAGGATCATTTCGGTCCCCTCTCCTTCCTTCAACACATCCTTGTATGTCGCCCGGCGCGGCAGCCATCTCCCTTCGACCTTCATCATCTCCTGGACCAGGACCTGCTTGAGGAGCTTGCCGCTTTTGGCGTACAGGTCCTCCTTGACGATAAAGAAGCGCTCGCGGTCCACCCAGACCGTCCGCTTGTCGTAAGCCACACCCTCCTTTTTCGCCTTCAATTCCAGGACCCAGGCGGGGCGGCCGGCGACCGTTTCGCTGCCCACGATTTGCGCATTGTACTGGTGCTGAAGATAAGGGTCCTCCATCATATCCTCGTAGGACAGGTCCGAACCCATGACCGACTGGCGCAGCATGTGCCCGCTGATCAGAATGGTGCGGTCCGTCGCCGGCGAATAGGTCCATAGCTGGTCGCCCAGCTTCAGCATTTTCGTCCCCTGGTCGCGGGGCGGGGCGAGGTACTCGGTGAACGAATCGCCGAGGTTCCTTTGCCACGATTTCGCCTCGACAGTCCTTTCGCCGCGCCGGCCATGGATGACCAGCTTGGAGACGACGACTTTGCTGTCGGCTATCGTGTTCTGATCCACCCTTTCGATGATCTGGCCGGCGGTCGGCTCTTGCGGCAAAAGCAGCGCCGGTAAAATCAGCAGCAAAGCCAGGGGTGCGTGTTTCATGCTTCGAGCTCCTTGAACAGCTGCGCTGTCCGTCTTTTGTAGATGCCGACGCCGGCGATGGAAGCCCCCAGGACGGTCGAGATGATCCC encodes:
- a CDS encoding outer membrane lipoprotein-sorting protein, producing the protein MKHAPLALLLILPALLLPQEPTAGQIIERVDQNTIADSKVVVSKLVIHGRRGERTVEAKSWQRNLGDSFTEYLAPPRDQGTKMLKLGDQLWTYSPATDRTILISGHMLRQSVMGSDLSYEDMMEDPYLQHQYNAQIVGSETVAGRPAWVLELKAKKEGVAYDKRTVWVDRERFFIVKEDLYAKSGKLLKQVLVQEMMKVEGRWLPRRATYKDVLKEGEGTEMILESIAFSEDIPASVFSKASLRK